Within Desulfobacter sp., the genomic segment GGAGAGGACAATGAGTATGTCAAAAAGGTCCGGAAATACGCTGAAACAGACGGCTCAGAGGTGGTTGTTATTTCCGGCAAGATGGAATCGGAAATCGCCTCTCTGGATTCAGATGAAGAAAAAAAGGAATTCCTGGAGGCCGCCGGATTGGAGGAGTCCGGCCTCGACCGACTGATACGAAAAGGTTACGCCATCCTGGGGCTGAAAACTTATTTTACCGCAGGCGAGAAAGAGGTCAGGGCATGGACATTTCCCGAAGGCGCCAGGGCGCCCCAGGCCGCCGGCATCATCCATACCGATTTCGAGCGCGGTTTCATCAGGTCCGAAGCCTACCATTGTACAGAGCTTTTCCAGTTCCAATCCGAGCAGAAACTCAAGGAAGCAGGGAAACTGCGTCTCGAAGGCAAAGAGTACCAGGTCTGTGACGGTGATGTCCTGCATTTCAGATTCAACGTATAGCCGCTGTTGCCAAGGGTCGGAATTGGCGGTTTTTCCAAGACCCGCATGAAGAATGATTCAAGAAGATAATCAAGTGTGAAATACGGCCCGGCCGGATAGGGTCACAATGAGACCTTGCCGGCCGGGTTTTTATGTTAAGAGGGTTGCGGCCGTAAAAACGCCGCTTGTGAATCCTGTTTAAATGCATTCATCCTTGGTGACAGGATTCAGGACTTGACCCCGCCCATGAAAAGCGGTTATCTTCATGGGATGAACGCTGATACCCCATCAGAAGGGACGGCACCGGATAGGATTTCTCAAACTGCCACGCATTCAGACAAGGTGCCGGACATCTTCGGACACAACAATAAAGCCCTGATCTCCCTTGCGGTGAAATGCCGCCTGGTCACCCCGGAGCAGGAATCCGCCCTGCTGCAAACCCTTGTCCGGAAAAGAAAAGAGCAGCCCGGCTATACGGCTGTCAGCCTGTTCAAGGAAACCAATGTCCTTTCGGAAACGGATATTGACTTTTTATTCGCCGTCCGGGAGCACCTTGAAATGAAGATGCTGGACAAAAAGTTCGGGGAGCTTGGGGTGGCCAACCGGCTTGTTGAAGCCAAGAGCGTTCAAAATGCCCTGGATATCCAGAGCCAAATTTTTAAAGAAACAAACCAGAGTAAATTGATCGGCGATATCCTTCTTGAAAACAGGGAAATTTCCAGGGCCGATAAGGCCGCCATTCTTCTTACCCAGGACCGGATCAAAGATGAATTCCTTGCCGAGGCCATGAATGATATAGCTGCATCGGAAATGGAAAAGATCAACCTGAACATGAGGTTCGGTGCCATTGCCGTGAAAAAAGGATATATTACCCTGGATCATTTGAACCGTGCCCTGGCCGTCCAGGAGGCCGAGGCAAAGGAGGGGAAGCCTAAGCGATATCTGGGCGGCATTCTCAAGGAATTGTTCGATCTTTCCGACGACCGGCTGAGCCGTATTCTTCAGATTCAGAAGGAGTTGGAGAAAAAACGGCTCTCTCTGGAAACGGCCCTTGAGCGGTACAATACCGAAACCAGCATCAATAAACGTCTGGCAGGCCTCTTTGAGTATCGGTTTGCCAAAAACAAGCTTGAGGCCCGGCTGCGGCGGAACAGCCGGGAGTTTGAAGATATCAGTGTCCCCGATCTGAAGCGGTGGATTTCATCTGTGGGCATTGTCTGGGGAATCTGTCCGGATTCAGATATTCAAAAATTTTTAACCCGTAATACTGTGGGCGATGAAATTGTCATTGCCGCGGGGCAGCCGCCGGAGCCCGGCAGCGACGGGACTCTGGAGTTCTATTTTGATACGGCAAATCCCCCCGGCGACCGGGAGGGTGAATCCGGCGCACGGTCCTTTGTCAAAAAAGGGGAGCCCATTGCCCGGCGGATCCCGGCGAGCCCAGGGAAACCGGGCAAGGATGTCAGCGGCTTTACCGTGGCTGCTCCTGAACCGCTGGAGCCCGTTCTGAACTGCGGGGCCGGCGTCATCCGGGACAATGACCTGTATTTCGCTGATGTAGACGGTTCGCCTGTCCTTTACCGGAACCGCACTCTTTTTGTGAAGGAAATGGCGGAATCCGTGCCCACCCGCCATCACACCGGCGCCATTGATACGGATATGGAAGACCGGTGGGAAGGGGTGAATCTGAGGGTGGACGGCTCTGTCCTGGCCGGCGGGAAACTCCGGTGCCGGAATCTTACCGTGTCCGGCAGTATTAAGGGACAGGTGTCTGCTGACGGGGAAATCATCGTCAAAGGAGAAATCGGGAATCCCTCCGGAGGGGATCCTGCCATCATCAGGGCGGAGGGGGATGTTCAGGCGGCTAAAACGGTCTCCAATGCGATTATTGTCACCGCTAAAGGGGTTAAGGCGCCCGGCGCGGATCTATCTGCCGCTGCTGTGCAGGCATTGGAGGATATTATCGTAAAGAATGTCCTGGATACCGGCCCCCGGCCCTGTGTGTTGCAGACCGGCAATGCACCGAATGTGAAGGCCGGGCATATATCCTCCCGGATTCGGTCCTGCCGGGATAAACTGGAGGGGCTGTCCTGCGCCCGTGAGACCCGGGAATTGGAAGACTGGTTCAGGGAACGCATGGAACTCAAGGATACCTATCTGGAACAGAATGAATTTTTAAAATATCTGTTGGCCCTGATAAAATTCCCCCCCCTGGCCGGCCTGCCCGGACTGGCGGATAAAATCCGTGCCGCCCGGACCCCCCGGAAGGAATGGGCGAACCTGCCCCGACCGCCCGAGTGTGCCTCGGAGGCATTCCGTCAATTTGAAAAAGAGTTTATGGCAACTGCCGGCAGGATGTCACCTGATGCCCTTGAAGAATATATTATTGAACAGGCAGATATAAAATACGGCATGTACAGGGCCTCAGTCAGTGCCACCCGCCGCTATAAACGGGAATATGAGGCCAGAAGGGAATTGATCCGGGAGAAAATTGACGACAGCCGGCATGGGATAAAAAAGCTCGAAAGGGAGATCCGGGCATTGACCGTTCGCAAGGATGCCGCCTCATTGAGCCGGCCTTCCGGGCCCCAAGCCGTACCACCGGCCATCCGGGTGAAAAACAAGGTGGCAAAGGGGACTGTGATCAAGGGCAAAAAAGCGGTCCTTAAGGTGGACAGGGACATTTTCGGGGTGAAGTTCACCGAATCCCACCAGACCAGTGAATCGCCTTCCCAAATCGTCATTCAAGGGTTTTATGACTAAAAATTTTTGACTTTCAATACCATCGTTGGCATACTCATTCGTATACTGTAAAAAATCGTGTTCTCCATGGGTCCGGGCCGAAACAGCGAACGGCGTCTACACAAGGCGGCAGCTTAGCCGGTGAGGAAAAGGAATAGTGTCCGAGTCAAGTCAACAATTCAATGTGTCAGGCATTACCGCCAGGCTGTTTGAGGCCATCTTGAAAATGGATGAGGGCCGCAAGAAAGATGTGCTCCTGATGATAGGGGATGAGCGGCAGTATGAGCGCCTGCCCTACCTAATGCAGATCAAGTGTGGTACGGATAAGGAATGTTTTACGGATTTTATCCTGGATATCAGCCCGGGCGGTATCTTCCTTGAAACCATCCATCCCCTCTTTGCC encodes:
- a CDS encoding DUF342 domain-containing protein; protein product: MKSGYLHGMNADTPSEGTAPDRISQTATHSDKVPDIFGHNNKALISLAVKCRLVTPEQESALLQTLVRKRKEQPGYTAVSLFKETNVLSETDIDFLFAVREHLEMKMLDKKFGELGVANRLVEAKSVQNALDIQSQIFKETNQSKLIGDILLENREISRADKAAILLTQDRIKDEFLAEAMNDIAASEMEKINLNMRFGAIAVKKGYITLDHLNRALAVQEAEAKEGKPKRYLGGILKELFDLSDDRLSRILQIQKELEKKRLSLETALERYNTETSINKRLAGLFEYRFAKNKLEARLRRNSREFEDISVPDLKRWISSVGIVWGICPDSDIQKFLTRNTVGDEIVIAAGQPPEPGSDGTLEFYFDTANPPGDREGESGARSFVKKGEPIARRIPASPGKPGKDVSGFTVAAPEPLEPVLNCGAGVIRDNDLYFADVDGSPVLYRNRTLFVKEMAESVPTRHHTGAIDTDMEDRWEGVNLRVDGSVLAGGKLRCRNLTVSGSIKGQVSADGEIIVKGEIGNPSGGDPAIIRAEGDVQAAKTVSNAIIVTAKGVKAPGADLSAAAVQALEDIIVKNVLDTGPRPCVLQTGNAPNVKAGHISSRIRSCRDKLEGLSCARETRELEDWFRERMELKDTYLEQNEFLKYLLALIKFPPLAGLPGLADKIRAARTPRKEWANLPRPPECASEAFRQFEKEFMATAGRMSPDALEEYIIEQADIKYGMYRASVSATRRYKREYEARRELIREKIDDSRHGIKKLEREIRALTVRKDAASLSRPSGPQAVPPAIRVKNKVAKGTVIKGKKAVLKVDRDIFGVKFTESHQTSESPSQIVIQGFYD
- a CDS encoding PilZ domain-containing protein, whose product is MSESSQQFNVSGITARLFEAILKMDEGRKKDVLLMIGDERQYERLPYLMQIKCGTDKECFTDFILDISPGGIFLETIHPLFAGQKLELTFEFKDAGHPLVITGNVAWIGINGAGIQFVFDSREQRDRVAEHIRKLY